The following coding sequences are from one Leishmania braziliensis MHOM/BR/75/M2904 complete genome, chromosome 36 window:
- a CDS encoding putative sterol 24-c-methyltransferase: MSAGAREIIPVNLLRRRNKGEANEDVSAAADRFRGRFEKASLEERKAATTTMVNEYYDLVTDFYEYGWCQNFHFAPRYAGETFYESIARHEYFLAARGGFTENDHIVDIGCGVGGPARNIVRLTRCNITGVNNNDYQITRARRHDASAGMSDKIDYIKTDFCSMSFADNTFDGAYAIEATCHAKDKVKCYSEVFRVIKPGSCFVLYEWCMTDKYNPDDEYHRKIKHRIELGDGLPEMETAKQVVEYMKRAGFMVEEVIDVINQFESSPIKSIPWYQPLTGSYSSLKGVRSTPMGRVFTNIMCRVLEFLRLAPKGTHKATEILEEAAESLAIGGRLGIFTPSLYIRARKPLKEV; encoded by the coding sequence ATGTCGGCAGGTGCTCGTGAGATCATTCCGGTAAACCTGCTTCGTCGCCGCAACAAGGGTGAAGCGAACGAGGAtgtcagcgccgccgccgaccgCTTCCGCGGCCGCTTCGAGAAGGCAAGCCTCGAAGAACGCAAGGCCGCCACTACGACGATGGTCAACGAGTACTATGACCTGGTGACTGATTTCTACGAGTACGGCTGGTGCCAGAACTTTCATTTCGCGCCTCGCTACGCTGGCGAGACCTTCTACGAGTCCATCGCGCGCCACGAGTACTTCCTGGCCGCACGCGGTGGCTTCACGGAGAACGACCACATCGTCGACATCggctgcggcgtcggcggccCGGCACGCAACATTGTGCGCCTCACGCGCTGCAACATCACCGGCGTAAACAACAACGATTACCAGATCACCCGTGCACGCCGCCATGATGCGAGCGCCGGTATGAGCGACAAAATCGACTACATTAAGACCGACTTCTGTAGCATGAGCTTTGCCGACAACACCTTCGACGGCGCCTACGCCATTGAGGCCACCTGCCACGCAAAGGACAAGGTCAAGTGCTACAGCGAGGTCTTCCGCGTCATCAAACCTGGCTCCTGCTTTGTCCTTTACGAGTGGTGCATGACCGATAAGTACAACCCCGACGACGAGTACCATCGCAAGATCAAGCACCGCATCGAGCTGGGCGATGGCCTGCCGGAGATGGAGACGGCCAAGCAGGTGGTGGAGTACATGAAGCGGGCCGGTTTTATGGTAGAGGAGGTCATAGACGTCATTAACCAGTTTGAGTCCAGCCCTATCAAGAGTATCCCGTGGTACCAGCCGCTGACCGGTAGCTATTCATCTCTGAAAGGCGTGCGCTCCACCCCGATGGGCCGCGTTTTCACCAACATCATGTGCCGTGTGCTGGAGTTCCTACGCCTGGCTCCGAAGGGCACACACAAGGCGACGGAAATtctggaggaggctgcggaAAGCCTGGCGATTGGCGGCCGGCTCGGCATCTTCACACCGTCCCTGTACATCCGCGCTCGCAAGCCACTCAAAGAGGTGTAG